One Mycteria americana isolate JAX WOST 10 ecotype Jacksonville Zoo and Gardens chromosome 7, USCA_MyAme_1.0, whole genome shotgun sequence genomic window, TTATTACTTAACTCATTCAAATTAGCCACCTTTAAATAAAACTGGCCATTttaaaccaaaacccccaaaaatttAGGAGGCACAAACCTGTAATATGTCTGTTCTTTCCACCTGAGACTTTTCAGAATGCATCGCTGTACATTGCAATCCTGTAATCTTATGAACAGCATCACTCAACAGATCTGCTCCTAGCTTACAGTCCACAAATACCAACACTGGAGGCTTGAAGAGTTTCTTATCCTGTAAAATTAAACAGTTCATGTAAGAGGGTATTACAACAGTTTGCTGCTCATCATCAGCAACTTGGATTCAATTTCTTCTGCTCATTATTTCTAATATTAACAACACTTTCAGATGAATAAATGTTCTTAGACTCCAGATAAGAAGGAACACTATGCCAGCCATGAAACTATACCAATCTGTACACATCATAAATATACAATGATTTGTAAACTCAGAACCCAAGTTTATATCAATACATGCATTTTTTAGAAGTCAGAagctttcttttacatttctttacatATTACGTaataattctgaatttctttaagtTCTGAGGTTCGGTTAAAGATTCTTATTTGCTTTTTGGATAACCTCAGCCAAGACTAAAAAATTCCCCCCCAGAGTACTCATAAAAGCTATGTATTATTATTCGTataaagaaaattcaagaaagaACTAAATTAGCTTTCTCACTGGTTTctttaatgacttttaaaatgacaaaccaCTCCCAGGCCATAAAGCAGCTATGACAGTTTAAGAAAGTCCTGTTCCTGTACCACTCACAGATAACCAGTTTAAATCTTTGGGATGCCATACTgcaaatcacaaaaaaattatcaaaattataatttttaactTGGATCCCAGCACAGGAATCgtttgctgctgcacagaaggAGGGGTGAGCGACGGGGGTGGAGCAATCCCTGAAATTGCCATTAAAGCTCCTACACTGCAGAACTACTGAACTAGTTAGTGCAGTTATATGCTTAACCTCACTCCACCTCTTCACTACATACGGATTAGAATTAAAGATGAGAACCTGACAGAGATGAGTAAAGACATGAATAATTTGACAAGTTGTTCTTATGAGAAAAACATTGCACTTACATTTAgtatttcaaacagctttttctttttagatggtTCTTCTACCCACAAGATAATTTGGCGAACATTGGAACATGGCAGATTCTTTTCTCCAATTGTTATTCTTACAAAATTGTGCAGAAGCTGATTTGCTAAGTGTTCAATGCCCAATGGAATCGTGGCTGACACCAGTATGGTTTGATGATCATGAGAAATGTCCTCCAAAATATCCAACACTTGCTGCTGGAAACCCATTTTTAACATGGTATCCACCTAAGTGAAAAATATTAGATTTGTACCAGATTTTTCCATAAACAGCAGAATCCTGAACTTGAACTGACAGAGGAACCATAATGTGTATGATTGGCATGTAATAATCCAAATGCAGGAGTATTTTCAGTCAGAAGAAAAGCTaagtgagaaaattaaaaacaaatggttCACACTGGTCTAGCAGTATTACTCTGTCAGGTATCTAAGCCTTTTATAGCCAACAGAACATGCATTGTTCAAACACATTTCCAGTTgtgttaaaaaatgaatttttctcttaagaaatatattttatctttacAACGAACACTCTGTATGTTTAATCAGCTAGACTAGCCACTCACACTGGCTCTTCAAGGACCTCTGTATAGGCAATACAGCCCTGATAACTAAAAACTTACTTCATCCACCACGACAATTTTTATGCCATGCAGCTGAACAGAACTTTGCTTTAAAATCTCAAGAAGTCTTCCAGGTGTTGCTATTATaacctaaaaaaaacaaaacaaaacaaaaccgtaGGAGTTAGAAATTCCACGAAAGGACAGATGACTGTCCTAGAAAAACTATAAAGTTACAGCACATAGGTTAGAAGCACACTAATTAGTGAAATTACTTGCATTCAAATAAGTCTTAAAACTTTTATAGATAACTTAATAAATTATGAAGCCTCAAAAGGAAATGGACCTTTTAGAATTCTAATGGAAGTGTCTAAATACAAGCAATGTAATCTGCATGAAAAACAAACTATCTTTGCTGCAAATTACAACTCCTTGTCTAATAAAATGGCATATTTCAGTCTTTGAAAGCAGCAATATCATgcatgaaactttttaaaaaccaaaaaatctctTATATGTTTAATCAGAagtcaaaatgttaaaaaaaaaattgtattactGTAAAATTTTCAAGAGCTAACAATTATTTTAGTAGTTTAGACTTAGGAAAAACACATCTTTGTGTGTCCATACATGTcaacagtaacatttttctttcctgtgaatgTCATGAAAACATAACTCTCCACAGGATCTTTCCATGCTATAGTCCTTACCTTAACACTTTGCTTGAGACGGTGAAGCTGTGGTGGCAGTGGTAAACCTCCTACTAGGAGAACTGTTCTCATGTTTGGTAAACCAGCCATCAGTTCTTTAGCTTGCCTCTCTATCTGAATTGCTAACTCCCTTGTTGGTGCCAAAATAAGAGCAGATGGAGTTTCTGTCTAGAAAGAGGGGGAGAAATCTGTTGAACATGGAATTGCTTTATTATTTAGATAAAAAGCTTTCAAGATAAAATCCCCCAATACTAAAATATATAGTGCAGCTACTGTGGATACAATTAGACTGCTAATACCCTTTCtatttgaagacagaaaatagAAAGGGATTATACCTTTAACAATGCAGGCCAAGGAAGTCTATCCCTCAATTACTcaacttttgaaaacaaaaaattaatgcATGTGTAAGTACACTGTTAGAATAGCTTCCTGACAACAAAAAAAGGCCCACAAAGCTAGCAGTCACTTGTAAAGattgcttttttctattttagttaTTGCACTGAATCTGtaacagaaattcagaataaattccACATGAACTCAAAATACAGGATGCTAGGTGAATATAGAGatcataaaaaaaagttttcagaaatctTGGTGTTACAGGAACAGACCATTTCCCTTTACTGTCTTGCACACCACTAAGTAAAAACATTAAGTATTAGCCAGACAAGATAAGCAGTGATAGGAACTTTATACAGCAAAAACATACGtctctgaaatttaaaaacaaaattaatagcCCCTCTGACCCACTATTAGTCAGCTAGGTAGAGGTGAATCATTGAAGTGGTACAGTCTTaaattcttcttttgttccttctatAAGGATCTTCAACCAAATTATTACCTCACTGATACTTCTGCAACCCCCGAAACATGAAATTACAGGGTAGTAATTCCTCTCAGATTAATACAGATTCCTAACTCCAGTTAACATATAAAGTAAGAAGAACATAAGGTAAaacggggggcgggggaaggcagAATAATGGTCTAGCTCCAAAACGCATTATTTCAGTAATACCGCTCACCTCTTCAGCAAATAAACAAAGCACTCTCATATATTGACACTACAATCACAAATTCACTTAACAGTTTTCTGGATGGTATGTGTTTCTTTCTGGTCTCCAACTGGAATATTTATGAGTGAGCAACAGTAGGAGGTCACTTTCCCACTGCATCAAAGGAACTACGTAGTTAAATACTTGTGAAAAGAAGGGCTTTTTGAGTTGTTTTCAAGTGGGCAACAGTGTTTAACTTAACAACTTACCACCATGAAAAAAAGGTATCTATGTAGATGTGGAGAAGCCAGGAACTGTCAAATATCTCATAAACAGATTACCCTTACGCTCTTAACATCTCATCtctcttttacattaaaaatgaaaattattttaaacaacaaaatagaACTCTTTCTTGACATATACATTAACTTGTAAAATACCCTGAAGATGAAGAATGAGAAAGATCATGTAGAGAAATTAAGTATTATTGTTGAGGCTCCAATTTTGTGCATGCTATTATAAGCATACACCTGTCTTGCAGACTTCAATGATAATCAGAGGAGAATATAATACTCCTGTTCTTAAATGATCCTATACAATACTTCCATTCTTAAAACTAATGCTATAGTACTTTAAAGATTAAAAGTTACTTAAATaatctttaaattattcatttgaaaaaaaaaattatacacacacacatttgtgtgtgtgtatatatatatatctataaaggCATCTAAACAGTCCAAAACGTCACTAGAATCAGGTCcagaattttcaaatatattcttatGAATCTCTTTTTGAATAAAACCACTAAAGCAAAAAGCAATACTGAACCACACACTAGGTACAGAACACTATTTGCCATTACTTCTCATCATACATTCAGGTCCTCACGAAGCAAAAGTCTTCTTAATTGCTTTTTCCCATAGTATCAAAGGGGAGACTGTATAACTAGAagatttcagaaattatattacCTCAAAttcctgtatttatttcatgGTCAGCTGAACATATTCCAACAGAAATTACTCTGTGAAATTATGCAAATGCCAGAAAATCTCTTTCAGCCATCTGATATATCAAGATACAGGAACAATTTCTTGCAGAGGGCCTggaattattttcactttctattttaaGTAATTTAGGAAGTTTACCACAGAATTTAGTTACCTTTCTTAACAAGGAGAAACTGTATACGAGGTAATATTAATAGAGTTGCTTTATCTCCTGACCAAAGTGAAAAACATTCAGTCGTTGAAAATAATCAGCACATCTCCCCGCAAGAACCAATGCTTCATCaatcaaaagtaaaataaatcattgAATGTCAATAAAAAACACTGCAATTACATTCTTGGTTACGCTGGGAATCCAAGAGACAAAGTTGCAAACCATTTTCTCTAAACACACAAAGTTTCATTACCTCTTTCAAAACCTTCATAATAACAGGGAGTAGGAAGGCTGCTGTTTTTCCGGAGCCTGTGTCTGCACTAGCCACAATATCCCTCCCTAATAGTCCAACAGGAATCATTTGCATTTGGATGGGAGTTGGGACTTCATAGCCAGAATTCTTTAAATTATGGTTTAAAGTTTCAGGAAAACCACAGTGTTCAAACTCTACAATAGGTCTTGGAACTTGCTGGCCCTGGACAGCAATACCTAGCTGCAGTTTAAGGTTCTCAATCTGCTCATCTCGCAAACCTAAAATAAAGGAATGATCTTTGTAGAAATAAGGTGTATTAAGCTGGTGAGTTTCTGCTTGAGATTCTGCTTTTGTGAGTTGATcagattttagctttttttccttttcttgagaTTGTAGAAGGTGTTTGGCTTTGCATTCCAAGCTACAAACATCTTCATCTGTTTTATCGCAGATATACTCTCCATAGCGACCACACACAACACATATAGGTTCTCCAGGTTCTGCCCAACGCTGGGATTTGCTGAAGGATTTTATGGGTTCTTCCGAAGAGCTATCTTCATCAGTATTTTGGTTGTCCTTTCCCAAAGTTGTATTAGCAACACAAAGATCTCCAGTTACAGGTTCTGCACATTCTTGTACAACTTCATTCAAATTGCATCTTGAGGCAGAAGTTTCTGTTCTAACTGACTTACAGTCTTGGAACTCAGTGGTCTCCTCTAGCAAAGATCGTCCAGaagacaatttatttttcttagctgtAAAAGTTTTGTCGTCATCAGCAGTCCTCTTGACTTTAACAGATCTTGGTAAAAACATGCTTCGGTACACTAGAAGGAAAATTGTTACAGTTGTTAGAAACCACTACCATTGAGAAAGGTACATTTTACTGttaccacacacacaaaaaaaaaaagtctaggaaatacattttcaaaCCTAGAAACCAGATTTAAATCCTGAAAAGATCTAGAAACTGCCTTGTTTAAAAGTTATCTTGGTCTTAACAATGTTGATGCAATGTAAAGCAGTACTTTAAAATAACAGTGGAAGCATGGAACAATACAGAGAGATCCATCCACAGTTAGTTTTCAGTATTAGACATTTGCAGTTGAATAAAAACTTTGATTTTCACTATCTGTCAGGAAATTTATCCATTTTGAGAGTCAGTCATATTTAAATCCTTGAAGAGTTTAGTTGTTTCTAAGATGAGATATACAAGCAAAACATGCATATGTCTAAGctatgaaaaaaacaaccaaacaaaatcatCAGTTTTGAAAAGGATATGAAATTTAGTACAGGACCCACCCAAGACCActctttttgttgtccttttcaAAGTCGACCCAAATTTAAAAAGGCTGTAAACTCTGAGATCTGTTTAGAGTCCAGCTCTGTTTGTTCAAGGTGtcaaagaaagagcaaagacCTACATGATGAATTTGCCAAGTCCATACTGTAATACAAGGAAGCTGAATTAAGTGTCCATAATTAACCGTAACTTTTATATTCTGAAACTTTAGTAGTTGACTTTGAAAGTGATGGATGTTCTTGTACCATACCAATCGTTTGGTATGGTACAATCGGTAAATAATTAGTACACAAAATACCGTAATTTCATCCTGAATTAATCGTACTGTGTGCACCAGTCTCTGTCAACTTCCTTTTGCATCAGCTTTCCAAAAACATACAAAGCTATCTCTGTGTTTACAGACAACTTTTTTTCTGCGTAACTCACAGCAATTCAGAGCGACGAAGCACCGGCAGGAAGCTCACCGGCCAGATGAGCTCTGCTGACCGAAACCCGCAGGTCGGAGAACACGGGCAGGCCCGAGGTGCCTGGAGGGAGGTTGCCCCCCCTCGCTGCTGGATCAGAAGCCAGATCTCACCACTTAATTTTTCGCACCTAATAAGAACTTCCCGCAACAAATCTGTTTACAAACTCTGTAACCTTTCAGGTGAGGGGAGAAAACCGTGCTCACGAAGAGTGCCAGGCTGACGAAAAAGACTATACCCCTAACGAGCTCCTCGGGGGGGCCCTGTCCTGCCGCCAGCAGTAACCCCGCTTGGAAGCCGCCTGCCCGCGGGGCTCCCGGGCAGCACGGCATCCTcttcccccgcctgccccagccctcctctccgGCAGCTGCTAGCTACCCACCCCACAGGACGGCGCGGAGCCGTTTCTGCCCGCCAGCCTCCCCCGCCATCGTGCCCGCACCCCCGCCCCACTGCTGCGAGGCGGAGCTCGGCCCCCACGTCCTCCTCCTCGCCGGCGCAGGAACGCCGCCTCACGTACCGCTACCGACAGGCCGTCGGCCTGGCCGCCGCCTCTCTTCACAAAATGGCGGCGGTCCCACGCAGGCAGCGCCTGGCGAGCGGCCGGCGGAAGcagggagccgccgccgccgccggagagCGCTGGGAGAGCAGCCGGGAGGGCGCGCCAGGGGGGACTGAGACAAGGGGTGGGGGCTCCCGGCCGCACGGGAAGGAGCGGCGTGGACGTGCGGCGCGGCGCAGTCGGGCCTCACCGGCGGCCACGCAGGCTGAGCCGAGGGCGGGAGGCGAAACCCTGCGGCCGCCCGCTGCCTTACACGGGGAGAGacgcggggcaggggcaggcgggcTCCCCGTTCCCGGGGGGTGGCCAGGCCCGTGCCGGCCGGGCCTGCGTAGTCGGCCTGGGAGGGGAAAGCCGCATCGCCGGGAGATGTCACCCCTGAGTTCAGTTTCGGTTTGGGGGGATTGAACGCCCAGCTGTTGACCCTCTTTAGGTCTGCAGGGTGGGCTCGCCCAGCATTCCCCTCCCGTGTTTACAGCCTGAGTGGCCAGATGCTACAATCACACAAGTATTTGCACGCAGGAGAAAAACATGTTATTAGTGGACATGATAGAGGCATAAGGTATGCCAGATACATGCCCAGCACGTGTCATGACCCACTTAAAACACTTGGAAAGGCATGATGAGAGAGCTGTTCAAATACTGCAAATTGagtaagttatttttattattttcaataataaataaGCATACCTTATTTACTTTACATCACAATGCATGAGAACATTAGAATTTATCACATTTCACTGCAGGGCAGAAGAGACTTTCAGACTTAACTTCAGCCTGTGCTCTGCAAAACAGCCTAGGTATGACCGCTGCACCAGTGCCACTGCCCCAGGCAAACCAAGTTCATGGAAAAGAGTACTAAGGCTTGGATGTGTGTCCACTGAGAAGGCTGATGGTTTTAGCTGCTTGGCCATTGTGAACAGGGTGGTCACTGCTACTCCCTTTCTTTCCAAGGACTCGCATCACCAGAAGGACGTGAGTCAACCTGTCCCAGATACTCCCTTGCAACACCAGGACCCTGAGGTGGTGTCACTGCGTCTACACCATTTGCAGGAGGTCCTGGTTTTGAGCACAAGCAGGAAGACCAGAGTATTCCCAAAGTAAAAGTATACCCTATGGCCATAAATGATTTGGTGCATGGGAAAGATACCTTGCTGGGAGCTATCTGGGTTGATGTACTCCTAGGTACTCCAAATACTGCAAAACAGATTGTGCCttacctccctcctcctcccaacaTTCATCCCATTAGCCTGAAAGCATCCACATTGATGGGGagttccattttctttctggctCATTACTTTTGTTGGTGACCACCACTACCATTTCCTGCTAAAAGAGAGAACCCATAAATACTAGCAGCCCCTTTGGAAACACAGTTTAATGGCAGTCCAGATGAACAGTCAGAGAAGCTGGTGGGAATGGGGTTAGAACACAGACAGACACAAAGCTGGGGGCTTTcgagcagctggctgcagcattCTGTAACATTCAAGTCCAGTCACACTTGAAACATGGTCTCTCTTAAGGTATGCTGGATTTCTGTGTAGTAGATTACCACAGTAGCAAGACAAAGTTAGTGCAAATAGGGGGTCTGGGTCTGTGTGGGATTTTTAATTAACTGGTACAATTGGAAGAGACTATTGAGCTTCTGGAAAGATTAAGTGGGCATTTTTACGTATGAAAAACTGTCAGGCAGCTTTCACCCACACTCCATACATTCCTCATTCTCTGTGAAATTCCCCACCTTTCTCTGATTCAGCCTCTGTCATTCCCCTTTGTTTGCActgactttcttttcttcattttccctccCAGAGAATTTCTAACATAGgctaatttccttttcttatgtCCATTTTTACAAGGTCATTTCCTGGAATTCAAAACATCATTTGCTCAATAAAGAGCAATATTTCAACAATATTCAATATGATACAAGATGCTTCATACTCTCTATATATATACCAAAATGCAAACATCCTATATGTAtcagctatttctattttttgctAACCGTAGATTTCTGTGACAGAAATGGTAATCTAATAGAAACAACTGAATCTAGAGAAAATTGAAGTaccttttttctgttgttttgttgaaAGCTACCATTCTGCCCTCACCTGCCATGAGAGAAGAGTTTGCACACTTTGATTACACAGACACATTCAAGTTCTTAAGATTAAGTAATACTGTTCATACTGTAATACAGCTACTTAGCATTTTTGTTCATAATACATATTCCTGCTGTTCTAAGCTGCAAAATGCAGAAGTCTAGCATATGCATTTCTGTGGAAGGAATAATGTAGTCAGTGGGTGTATTCCATGATTCACTTACAGATGCATGACAATTTTTGCTCTATCCTGTATTTGTTTCATGAGAACGCCTATTTTGTTAGTAATGAACACCTTCTAATtaggtactgatttttttttttataatcactTTGAAGATACACATATTATGTTGCATTTTATAAGATCATTATTACATAACTAATTATTATAAATGCAACACACACATTGACATTCTCCAAACAGAAAACCTGCCTCTACTGTTGTTTATAATACACACTAATAGCTTTCTTTAGCATATAATGGTCTTTCAGATAAACTCAGACTTCATCACAGCAGTAAAGATAAAAAGCGGTCACAGAAATTATTCAAGCTGGTTAAAGACTAAAAGAAACCAAGTATTGAACAGTCTGCAGGATTATGTtattaatgaaaaacagcagcctccctctctctcattaCATTATCAATTATCTAGGAATCCCTAAAGAGTTGTTCAATAAGGATAACTGTTAATACCTAATAAAAACCTTCTGTATTACCAGAAAAGGCTGACACCTCTGTGGATTATGGGAAATGTCACTGATACAGAATACTCGATTTTGCAAAAGCTGTTAAGAGGTTCCTTGCCAAAAGTATTAAGGACGCTAAAAAAATGCAGGGTAAAAGGAAATGGTCTTGCATGGACGTTATCATTGATTagaatacaggaaagaaagattAGGGACTCACTAATAAGGGGTCCcagggtggagggagggaagtcACCAGTGAATTCTGCAAAACTTGGTACCATTTTGCAGATTGATATGGCAACCTGAAGACCAAGAAAGTGAGAAAGTTTGCTGGCAATAATCTCTCAGATACTTAACACAAGGGCCACCAGAAGAGCTTTACTAGAGTCTTAGAAGACTTGGTTATGACAACAGGTAAAATTCAGACAAACAAATGCAAACCTAGGTACACAGACAGGTATCTTGACATTGAGTATAGAATGATAGGCTCTGAATTGGCCATTAGTATTCAGAAGCAAGATCTGAATATTGAGAGGAACCTTTGCTAAAGCATCGGTTCAGTGTGCAACAGcaatcagaaaaacaaagttacaTAGCAGGAAATACTATGAAAGGTATAGAGAACATTACTGTATAAAGTGACAGTTCACCTATATGCATGCTCCTTGTAATTGGGGTTTCCCCATCACTCACTCCCCTTGTCTGAGAAAGACTACAGTAGATCTTGAAATTAAGTTTTAGAAAAGGACTCTATGGATATTCAGAGGCATAAAAGGGCTGACATGCAAGACACAAGACACAACCACATAAACTTGTCAGTCTGAAAAAGAGATGACTGAGGATGTCCAGCCATTCATAATGGCTGGACAGCTATTGATAGTTCATTCTTTCTTCCCAACAAAATGACCAGGAGTCAGGTATTAACAAAAGTActaacaaaatggattttttttttcagccattgcTTTGACCCTCTCTGTACTCCTAAGTGCACTACTTTCTCCAAATTACTAACATACATGCTCTGCTTTGAAATTGTAATATGCTTTATAGTAAGTACTCACAACTGAAAAGGAGTGCAAGCTTCCACAGAATGTAGTATGTTATTCTTTATTTACATGGAGAAGTTAATCAGGATAGACGTACCAAAAAGTCTTGTGGAACAGATACTATGCTTTGTGAGCTCactaaataaatactttttttcctggaataaaGCATAAACGTTCTAGTCCAGTCACTTTCCTAAGCTTTTTTAGAATGCTGAAATATATAAGAATAACAGATAGCCTCGGTGAATTTAATTCCCATCCTCTCAGCTCTTGATGCTGCTAATCAGATCTGAGGTGAATGacattttaataagctttttgAACTTCAAGTTTTGTACCTTTAGAGTTCACCAGATTGTACAATATGTTCCAAGACAAGATGCTCTCAGATATCCTACAAGGGTTTTGTCTTGGTATTCTTCCTTCTAAAAACTAGTCAATTCAAGCACTGGCTGAATAAAGCTGGGTTTAAGTCCTGTTAGAAAACCATGAACAATTAGGACAGTCATTTTTGCACATTCTGGACAATTTATCTGGGGATGTCATCATGGAAAATCTTAAGGTTTCCAggttgtataaaaaaaaaagtagcatctGTATTTTGTATagtcatattattattttatttagttggTAAAACAGCAAGAATTTACAATTTTCTCATCTTGTCTATGCTGCATGTGTTCCAGTACAATAGCTGCCTAGGAAAGTACCAGGTATTGTTATTAGAAACCCCTGTTCAAATATAGTCTTATATAATTAATATGCCTCTTCAGAGTAACTTCTAATATTAGGAGCTACAGAAATGTAACAATGTACATACAAACCCACATGTACAAAAGGACTAATACATACTGACATAGATTTACTACATAGATACACAGCAACAGATTATTTCAACTTTATGCAAATTTCTGTTAGAATAACAACGATAGTAactatttattaaaagtaaaaaaaaaataatgaaaacagtaattcaaGCACAAATTATTAATACTAAGGTACCTCACTTTTTGgactattttaaattatatcaaGAAGATTTTTCCATATTCACTCATGGTTTCTATATCAAATATTCAGAAAGCAAGCATGGCATCTAGGATTCCTGCCCTCAATTTATAAACAGGTGCTTTGCCCTGTAACATCTCACAGCCATTCTTCAGGAGCATGAACCAACCTTTCCCATCacttgcaaataataaataattcagtaaaacAAGATTGGAATAAAGCAGGAGACTGAAATCCCTCTACTCCCAGGCACACTGAAGTCACAGGAAACAGGCATTCTGCATACTAATTCAGAGACAGTATCACAAGCATTTCAAAGAGCTGCTTGACTGTAGCATATGCCTGGGCTCTCCACAGCAATACCTCCCAGAGTGACCCCGTTAATTAAAACCTGTACCAGAACACAACCAGTAGGCACCTCTCTGTGAATCTGCCAAACAAGGTGTTCTCAAGTTCCACACAGTGATTTGATTAACAGATAAATACATCCCAAAGGGTAAGtgtccaaaacatt contains:
- the DDX59 gene encoding putative ATP-dependent RNA helicase DDX59, which translates into the protein MFLPRSVKVKRTADDDKTFTAKKNKLSSGRSLLEETTEFQDCKSVRTETSASRCNLNEVVQECAEPVTGDLCVANTTLGKDNQNTDEDSSSEEPIKSFSKSQRWAEPGEPICVVCGRYGEYICDKTDEDVCSLECKAKHLLQSQEKEKKLKSDQLTKAESQAETHQLNTPYFYKDHSFILGLRDEQIENLKLQLGIAVQGQQVPRPIVEFEHCGFPETLNHNLKNSGYEVPTPIQMQMIPVGLLGRDIVASADTGSGKTAAFLLPVIMKVLKETETPSALILAPTRELAIQIERQAKELMAGLPNMRTVLLVGGLPLPPQLHRLKQSVKVIIATPGRLLEILKQSSVQLHGIKIVVVDEVDTMLKMGFQQQVLDILEDISHDHQTILVSATIPLGIEHLANQLLHNFVRITIGEKNLPCSNVRQIILWVEEPSKKKKLFEILNDKKLFKPPVLVFVDCKLGADLLSDAVHKITGLQCTAMHSEKSQVERTDILQGLLQEKYEVIVSTGVLGRGLDLVNVKLVVNFDMPSSMDEYVHQVGRAGRLGHSGTAITFINNNSKKLFWDVVKRVKPTGTILPPQLLNSPYLHDQKRREQQRLKQLQNSLVTGDNIMDIIRKHDKNNSQR